In Zingiber officinale cultivar Zhangliang chromosome 8B, Zo_v1.1, whole genome shotgun sequence, a single genomic region encodes these proteins:
- the LOC122014497 gene encoding probable WRKY transcription factor 65: protein MVACLSLLSQLFMTEKMSLDSWDANEDGVAFSPEKLAAGEGGNFRATQPPAKKSRRAVQKRVVSVPVGFADGLLGKNGVGGEVFPPMDAWAWRKYGQKPIKGSPYPRGYYRCSSYKGCPARKQVERSHHDPTTLVVTYSFDHNHPGPPPKIARRHHAPPPPPAPEAGREEEKCLTSAAEEDPLVSMMMALENGGEFRWFTDVASPSSTSAGSDELLYGSVLFGGSGEAGLVPEERETVGAGEEDATFAGLGELPEYSVVLRRGMAAAPWVGTTG, encoded by the exons ATGGTGGCATGCTTGTCCCTTCTCTCTCAATTGTTCATGACGGAGAAGATGTCATTGGATTCTTGGGACGCTAACGAGGACGGCGTCGCCTTTTCACCGGAGAAGCTCGCCGCCGGCGAAGGCGGCAACTTTAGGGCGACTCAGCCTCCGGCCAAGAAAAG CCGGCGGGCGGTGCAGAAGCGGGTGGTGTCGGTGCCGGTCGGCTTCGCGGATGGGCTCCTGGGGAAGAATGGAGTCGGCGGGGAGGTGTTTCCGCCGATGGACGCCTGGGCGTGGAGGAAGTACGGCCAGAAGCCCATCAAGGGATCTCCTTACCCGAG AGGTTATTACCGGTGCAGCAGCTACAAGGGCTGCCCGGCGAGGAAGCAGGTGGAGCGGAGCCACCACGATCCCACCACGCTCGTCGTCACCTACTCCTTCGACCACAACCACCCTGGGCCGCCGCCCAAGATCGCCCGCCGCCACCACGCTCCGCCACCGCCTCCGGCGCCAGAGGCGGGGAGGGAAGAGGAGAAGTGCCTGACGTCAGCGGCGGAGGAGGATCCGCTGGTGTCTATGATGATGGCGCTTGAGAACGGCGGGGAGTTCCGGTGGTTCACCGACGTGGCTTCCCCTTCCTCCACCTCGGCGGGATCCGACGAGCTGCTGTACGGATCCGTCCTCTTCGGAGGCAGCGGGGAGGCGGGGTTGGTGCCGGAGGAGAGGGAGACGGTGGGGGCGGGGGAGGAGGACGCAACGTTCGCCGGGCTGGGGGAGCTGCCGGAGTACTCAGTGGTGCTTCGCCGGGGCATGGCGGCGGCTCCGTGGGTCGGGACAACCGGGTGA